The following are encoded in a window of Atribacteraceae bacterium genomic DNA:
- a CDS encoding kinase/pyrophosphorylase, whose amino-acid sequence SIEAFEYVLEKSTGFNLRNLSEADVVLLTMWYPHRDEFILNLAAKGIKCCFLMLDPDLPLPHNLEDLVGKKSGKTIIGFTMNPECLSRLRSERINALGLYHMAERADMNVVKREILFITEVYQRLKCIVIDITNLNNKDILGQILCSIKNEREEIG is encoded by the coding sequence CCAGTATAGAAGCTTTCGAGTATGTCCTCGAAAAGAGTACCGGCTTCAACCTGCGGAACCTGAGCGAAGCCGACGTGGTTCTCCTTACCATGTGGTACCCTCACCGGGACGAATTTATCCTGAATCTCGCAGCAAAAGGTATCAAATGTTGTTTTTTGATGCTTGACCCGGACCTGCCACTTCCCCACAATCTGGAAGACTTGGTGGGAAAAAAATCGGGGAAAACCATTATCGGTTTTACCATGAATCCCGAATGCCTGAGCCGCCTGCGGAGTGAGCGGATCAACGCTCTGGGATTGTATCATATGGCCGAGCGGGCGGACATGAATGTCGTCAAACGGGAAATTTTATTCATCACCGAAGTGTATCAGCGGTTGAAATGTATCGTGATTGACATCACCAATCTGAACAATAAAGATATTCTGGGACAGATTCTGTGCAGTATTAAAAACGAAAGGGAGGAAATAGGATGA